Proteins from one Algicella marina genomic window:
- a CDS encoding YceI family protein translates to MLKSLALAASLALSPLAAVAAPWALDKAHTQIQFSVEHFGFSTTYGIFHDFDAEIDFDPEDISATSVNFSIDATSVDTFWEARDKHVNSPDLLGTEEHPTITFVSTEVEQTGETTAKVTGDLTIREVTQSVTFDATLNKLGPSPFNPDQQIAGFTLTGEIDRTEFGVSYGAPAVGAIIPITVNLEMSPAS, encoded by the coding sequence ATGCTGAAATCTCTTGCCCTCGCGGCCTCGCTCGCCCTTTCCCCCCTTGCCGCCGTGGCTGCGCCGTGGGCGCTGGACAAGGCCCACACCCAGATCCAGTTCTCGGTGGAACACTTCGGCTTTTCCACCACCTATGGCATCTTCCATGACTTCGACGCCGAAATCGACTTCGACCCGGAAGACATTTCCGCCACTTCCGTCAACTTCTCCATCGACGCCACATCCGTCGATACGTTCTGGGAAGCACGCGACAAGCACGTGAATTCACCGGATCTTCTTGGCACCGAAGAGCATCCGACAATCACCTTCGTTTCCACGGAAGTCGAGCAGACGGGCGAAACCACGGCCAAGGTCACCGGCGACCTGACGATCCGTGAAGTCACCCAGTCCGTCACCTTCGACGCCACGCTCAACAAGCTCGGCCCCAGCCCGTTCAATCCCGACCAGCAGATCGCCGGCTTCACCCTTACGGGTGAAATCGACCGCACCGAGTTCGGCGTCAGCTACGGCGCACCCGCCGTCGGCGCGATCATCCCGATCACGGTCAACCTTGAAATGAGCCCGGCTTCCTGA
- a CDS encoding GNAT family N-acetyltransferase, translating to MLAAFSDYIVPLQPDADTFKATLISRGFDPEASFVAVDDDEIIGFWNVATRNTKRYLIGSGTRIGHRGRGLASRLGMAAISAAQNGGSESFSLEVIEGNAAAERLYRKMGFDVTRKLDCYRLDHPSPDRSSCKQSDFGSVANAIHRYSTWEPTWQNATETISRLPLTCFLHEKGGAIIGTGGLVHQIAASEPSAIEDLLAAAATVGSLTLVNVDSADSALSAVLQGLGADRFIVQSEMRLSLSNAS from the coding sequence ATGCTTGCCGCGTTTTCTGACTACATCGTGCCGTTGCAACCGGATGCAGACACCTTCAAGGCGACGCTGATCTCCAGAGGTTTCGACCCCGAGGCGTCCTTTGTCGCCGTCGACGATGATGAAATCATCGGGTTCTGGAACGTCGCGACGCGGAACACCAAACGGTATCTGATCGGCAGCGGAACGCGGATTGGTCACCGAGGTCGAGGATTGGCGTCCCGCTTGGGCATGGCGGCGATAAGTGCGGCGCAGAATGGCGGCAGCGAGAGCTTTTCGCTCGAGGTCATCGAAGGAAATGCAGCCGCTGAACGTCTCTATCGGAAGATGGGTTTCGATGTGACCAGAAAACTCGACTGCTATCGGCTTGATCATCCCTCTCCTGATCGATCCTCCTGCAAACAGTCGGATTTCGGCAGCGTCGCGAATGCCATTCACAGGTATTCGACATGGGAGCCAACCTGGCAGAACGCCACGGAAACCATTTCCCGCTTACCACTGACATGCTTCCTGCATGAAAAGGGTGGAGCGATCATCGGCACGGGTGGCCTTGTCCATCAGATTGCCGCCAGCGAACCCTCGGCTATCGAAGACCTGCTCGCTGCGGCCGCCACGGTCGGTTCGCTGACATTGGTCAATGTCGATTCCGCAGATAGCGCCTTGAGTGCCGTGCTGCAGGGGCTCGGGGCTGATCGCTTTATCGTTCAGTCTGAAATGCGCCTGTCGTTGTCAAACGCCTCCTGA
- a CDS encoding YceI family protein, whose protein sequence is MRLTLAILAFALSIGSAISATSAHAETWRIDTERTKISTSVEYLGRAKVDVRFPRFNAALRFDPQNLDATRAELAIATGAVQTSVPVATPLVRSADFLDTSRHPEMRFRLTRLVKTSPSTADISGNITMLGVTRPVKLKADVTAYGPSASNPDVTEAAFRLTGRIDRRDFGNNTGFPQVAAELPLDIRLVMTTKP, encoded by the coding sequence ATGCGCCTCACCCTAGCCATCCTCGCCTTCGCCCTGTCGATCGGCAGCGCGATTTCCGCAACTTCCGCCCACGCCGAGACGTGGCGGATCGACACCGAGCGGACGAAAATCTCGACATCGGTCGAATATCTCGGCCGTGCCAAGGTAGATGTCCGCTTCCCCCGCTTCAACGCCGCGCTGCGCTTTGACCCGCAGAACCTCGATGCCACCCGCGCCGAACTGGCCATCGCCACCGGTGCCGTGCAGACGAGCGTTCCCGTCGCCACACCGCTGGTACGTTCCGCAGATTTCCTGGATACCAGCCGCCACCCGGAAATGCGCTTTCGACTGACCAGACTGGTCAAGACATCGCCCTCCACGGCCGACATCAGCGGCAACATCACCATGCTCGGCGTAACCCGCCCGGTGAAGCTGAAGGCAGACGTCACTGCCTACGGTCCCAGCGCCTCCAACCCCGATGTCACCGAAGCGGCATTCCGGCTCACCGGTCGTATCGACCGGCGCGATTTCGGCAACAATACCGGCTTCCCGCAGGTCGCTGCCGAACTACCGCTCGACATTCGTCTGGTGATGACGACCAAGCCCTAA
- the rapZ gene encoding RNase adapter RapZ — MTPSDNHNRRDVAIVTGPAGAGRSTAIHALEDFGFEAIDNLPLSFLERLFSSDTTTRPIVIGVDARTRDFSAAALWEALEALSAHPGLNVNLVFLDCATDTLLRRFSETRRRHPMAPSGTPLEGIERELEMLAPLRERADVLVDTTEMSPHDLRAELGRWFGQETVLGLSVSVQSFSYKRGTPRSADMVFDCRFLRNPHWEDHLRPLTGESQPVADYVVSDPNFAGFFDKVVDMTTSLLPAYRTEGKSYFTIAFGCTGGKHRSVATAKKVANALAEAGWQVSIRHRELERLPDGAGLKRMVSG; from the coding sequence ATGACACCGAGCGATAACCACAACCGGCGCGACGTCGCCATCGTCACAGGTCCCGCAGGGGCCGGACGATCCACGGCGATCCATGCGCTGGAGGATTTCGGGTTCGAGGCTATCGACAATCTGCCGCTCTCTTTTCTGGAGCGGCTTTTTTCATCCGACACGACGACCCGGCCGATCGTCATCGGTGTTGATGCGCGGACACGGGATTTCAGCGCTGCGGCGCTGTGGGAGGCGCTGGAGGCGCTCTCGGCTCATCCGGGGCTGAACGTGAACCTCGTCTTCCTCGACTGCGCCACTGACACACTGCTGCGACGGTTCTCCGAGACGCGGCGGCGTCACCCGATGGCGCCTTCGGGCACGCCGCTGGAAGGGATAGAGCGGGAACTGGAGATGCTGGCGCCGTTGCGGGAGCGGGCAGACGTGCTGGTGGACACGACCGAGATGTCACCCCACGATCTGCGGGCGGAACTGGGGCGCTGGTTCGGGCAGGAGACGGTGCTGGGGCTGTCCGTTTCCGTCCAGAGTTTCTCTTACAAGCGGGGCACGCCGCGCAGCGCCGACATGGTGTTCGACTGCCGGTTCCTGCGCAACCCGCACTGGGAAGACCATTTGCGGCCGCTGACGGGTGAATCCCAGCCGGTGGCGGATTATGTGGTTTCAGACCCTAATTTCGCCGGATTTTTCGACAAGGTTGTCGATATGACGACAAGCCTGCTGCCGGCCTACCGGACAGAGGGCAAAAGTTACTTCACGATTGCGTTCGGGTGTACGGGCGGCAAGCACCGCTCTGTTGCAACTGCGAAAAAAGTTGCAAATGCCCTTGCAGAGGCTGGGTGGCAGGTGTCTATTCGACATAGGGAACTGGAGCGTTTGCCGGACGGGGCCGGCCTGAAACGGATGGTAAGCGGGTGA
- a CDS encoding HPr kinase/phosphorylase, whose amino-acid sequence MTTERLHASAVAFGDRAVLILGPSGSGKSSLALELMALGAELIGDDQILAEDGRLSPAPGLEGLIEARGVGILRLPHKSGVKAVLAVDMGRAADARLPALQHFCLTSACLPLIAGKLNPTLSSVIRVGVNSAESFPLYDDPGIGQENDTER is encoded by the coding sequence GTGACGACCGAACGGCTGCATGCGAGCGCGGTGGCCTTCGGCGACAGGGCCGTGCTGATTCTCGGACCTTCGGGCAGTGGCAAATCCAGCCTGGCGCTGGAGTTGATGGCCCTTGGCGCAGAGCTTATCGGGGATGACCAGATACTGGCAGAAGACGGGCGACTGAGCCCGGCGCCGGGGCTGGAAGGCCTGATCGAGGCGCGGGGGGTTGGAATCCTGCGTCTGCCGCATAAATCGGGGGTGAAAGCAGTTTTGGCAGTGGATATGGGGCGTGCGGCTGATGCACGTTTGCCCGCACTGCAACATTTTTGCCTCACTTCAGCGTGTTTACCTTTGATCGCGGGTAAATTGAATCCTACGTTATCATCTGTGATCCGGGTGGGCGTTAACTCTGCCGAGAGTTTTCCCCTGTACGATGATCCCGGGATTGGCCAGGAAAATGACACCGAGCGATAA
- a CDS encoding PTS sugar transporter subunit IIA: MIGIVIVAHGGLAREYLLAMEHVVGRSPGTRAISIGPDDTRASKQGEIDAAVEAVDMGDGVVVVTDMFGGTPSNLAMNACGREDRKVLYGVNLPMLIKLAKARNLPLDRAVECALAAARKYINCADGMMAKAHKGAVSA; the protein is encoded by the coding sequence GTGATCGGTATTGTCATAGTGGCCCACGGTGGTCTGGCACGGGAATATCTTCTGGCGATGGAACATGTGGTTGGCCGCAGCCCCGGCACGCGTGCCATTTCCATCGGACCGGATGACACACGTGCCTCCAAGCAGGGTGAGATCGACGCGGCCGTGGAAGCGGTGGACATGGGCGACGGCGTTGTCGTCGTCACCGACATGTTCGGCGGGACACCATCCAACCTTGCCATGAACGCCTGTGGGCGTGAGGACCGCAAGGTGCTTTACGGTGTCAACCTGCCGATGCTGATCAAGCTGGCCAAGGCCCGGAACCTGCCACTGGACCGGGCGGTGGAATGCGCCCTGGCGGCAGCCCGGAAATACATCAATTGCGCGGACGGCATGATGGCGAAGGCGCACAAGGGTGCCGTGTCTGCCTGA
- a CDS encoding cytochrome b, translating to MSLKNTTTAWGWPARTLHWLMAIIIIGLLIVGTYMADLDLFDPNRYSLTQTHKSFGFVAFVLAVLRVGWRFANPSTPALPAAMPAWQKLASHASHYALYVLIFAMPLTGWLMASSSPLNDEGAYPTRIANKVFGLFEMPDPFPTGSEDLSEFFGEAHEIAASLMMLILLVHVAAALKHHFIDKDTILRRMIRG from the coding sequence ATGAGCCTGAAGAACACCACCACCGCCTGGGGCTGGCCGGCCCGCACCCTTCACTGGCTCATGGCCATCATCATCATCGGCCTGCTCATCGTCGGCACCTACATGGCCGATCTCGATCTCTTCGACCCAAATCGCTATTCGCTGACCCAGACGCACAAGTCATTCGGCTTCGTCGCCTTCGTCCTCGCCGTCCTGCGCGTCGGCTGGCGCTTCGCCAACCCCAGTACACCCGCCCTGCCGGCAGCCATGCCCGCGTGGCAGAAACTGGCCTCCCACGCCTCACATTACGCCCTCTACGTGCTGATCTTCGCCATGCCGCTGACAGGCTGGCTGATGGCCAGTTCCTCCCCCCTCAACGATGAGGGCGCTTATCCCACCCGCATCGCCAACAAGGTCTTCGGCCTGTTCGAAATGCCGGATCCATTCCCCACCGGCAGTGAGGACCTGTCGGAGTTCTTCGGCGAAGCCCACGAAATCGCAGCCAGCCTGATGATGCTCATCCTTCTGGTGCATGTCGCCGCGGCGCTGAAACATCACTTCATCGACAAGGACACGATCCTGCGCCGCATGATCCGCGGCTGA
- a CDS encoding transglutaminase-like domain-containing protein, whose product MKISIQSELHYHFAAPTDVLLQIEAAMMDDQEVTDGTLNWTGEPEAGQVDGEAGIGRRHWLRASGPFDCSYRAVVETKRKTAELTALQATPLSDLPVGAVSSLMPSYYCPSNAFFAFAQAEFGDLTGGARIAGIRDWISANLEYVPGSSGPETDARDTFVQRQGVCRDFAHLLITLARASAVPARFASVYAPDVVPQDFHAVAEVYLDGAWHLVDATGMATAEEMVRIGVGADAARVAFMTSFGPAEMLSQSVSVERVKEG is encoded by the coding sequence ATGAAAATCTCGATCCAGTCGGAACTTCATTACCATTTTGCCGCGCCGACCGATGTGCTGTTGCAGATCGAGGCGGCGATGATGGATGATCAGGAGGTGACGGACGGCACGCTGAACTGGACCGGGGAGCCGGAGGCCGGGCAGGTGGACGGCGAGGCGGGTATCGGGCGGCGGCACTGGCTGCGGGCCAGCGGGCCCTTCGATTGCAGCTACCGTGCCGTGGTCGAGACCAAGCGCAAGACGGCGGAGCTGACGGCATTGCAGGCAACACCGTTGTCCGACCTGCCGGTGGGCGCGGTGAGCAGCCTGATGCCGTCGTATTACTGCCCCTCGAATGCATTCTTCGCGTTTGCGCAGGCCGAGTTCGGTGATCTGACAGGCGGGGCGCGGATTGCCGGTATCCGGGACTGGATTTCCGCCAACCTGGAGTACGTGCCGGGATCGAGTGGGCCGGAGACCGATGCCCGCGATACTTTTGTTCAGCGGCAGGGGGTATGCCGGGACTTCGCGCATCTGCTGATCACGCTGGCGCGGGCCTCGGCGGTTCCGGCGCGATTCGCCAGTGTTTACGCGCCCGACGTGGTACCGCAGGATTTCCATGCTGTTGCCGAGGTCTATCTCGACGGCGCGTGGCATCTGGTCGATGCGACGGGTATGGCCACGGCGGAGGAGATGGTCCGCATCGGCGTCGGTGCCGACGCGGCCAGGGTGGCGTTCATGACGAGCTTCGGACCGGCGGAAATGCTCTCGCAGAGCGTTTCCGTGGAGCGCGTGAAGGAAGGCTGA
- a CDS encoding 3-hydroxybutyryl-CoA dehydrogenase produces the protein MEIQNVGVIGAGQMGNGIAHVFAQSGHNVLIHDVSEEAMANALKIIEANLDRMVSRERITEAEKAEALGRITTTGDISEVGKTDLIIEAATEKEDIKHAIFKSLAPHLGENTILTSNTSSISITRLAAATDRPERFMGFHFMNPVPIMQLVELIRGIATSEETYQLLAGVVDKLGKTSASAEDFPAFIVNRILMPMINEAIYTLYEGVGSVQSIDTCLKLGANHPMGPLELADFIGLDTCLAIMNVLHDGLADTKYRPCPLLVKYVEAGWLGRKSNRGFYDYRGETPVPTR, from the coding sequence ATGGAAATCCAGAATGTTGGCGTCATCGGGGCAGGGCAGATGGGCAACGGGATCGCCCATGTCTTTGCCCAATCGGGCCACAACGTCCTCATCCACGATGTTTCCGAAGAGGCGATGGCCAATGCCCTGAAGATCATCGAGGCCAATCTCGATCGCATGGTCTCGCGCGAGAGGATCACAGAGGCCGAAAAGGCCGAGGCGCTCGGGCGCATCACCACCACAGGCGACATTTCCGAGGTCGGCAAGACGGACCTGATCATCGAGGCCGCCACCGAGAAGGAAGACATCAAGCACGCGATCTTCAAGTCGCTCGCGCCGCATCTCGGTGAGAACACGATCCTCACCTCCAACACCTCGTCAATCTCGATCACCCGCCTTGCCGCAGCGACGGACAGGCCCGAGCGGTTCATGGGCTTCCACTTCATGAACCCGGTGCCCATCATGCAACTGGTGGAACTGATCCGCGGCATCGCCACGTCGGAAGAAACCTACCAGCTTCTCGCCGGCGTCGTGGACAAGCTCGGCAAGACATCCGCCAGCGCCGAGGATTTTCCCGCCTTCATCGTCAACCGCATCCTGATGCCGATGATCAACGAGGCAATCTACACGCTCTACGAAGGCGTCGGCTCGGTTCAGAGCATCGACACCTGCCTGAAACTGGGCGCCAACCACCCGATGGGCCCGCTGGAACTGGCCGATTTCATCGGGCTCGACACCTGCCTCGCGATCATGAACGTCCTTCACGACGGGCTGGCCGACACCAAGTACCGCCCCTGCCCGCTGCTCGTGAAATACGTCGAGGCGGGCTGGCTCGGCCGCAAGTCCAACCGTGGCTTCTACGACTATCGCGGCGAAACCCCGGTGCCCACGCGCTGA
- a CDS encoding HPr family phosphocarrier protein, producing MTVSRTLAIVNEKGLHARASAKFVETVEGFDASASVSRDGMTVTGDSIMGLLMLAASRGTTIDLVTDGTEAEALADALTALVADKFGEGR from the coding sequence ATGACGGTGTCGCGGACGCTGGCCATCGTCAACGAGAAGGGGCTTCATGCCCGGGCCTCGGCGAAATTCGTGGAAACCGTGGAAGGCTTCGATGCCTCGGCGAGCGTGTCGAGGGACGGCATGACCGTGACCGGTGATTCGATCATGGGCCTGCTGATGCTGGCGGCGAGCCGGGGTACGACGATCGACCTGGTGACCGACGGCACGGAAGCGGAGGCACTGGCGGATGCACTGACAGCGCTGGTGGCCGATAAATTCGGCGAAGGGCGCTGA